One window of Camelina sativa cultivar DH55 chromosome 4, Cs, whole genome shotgun sequence genomic DNA carries:
- the LOC104780109 gene encoding uncharacterized transmembrane protein DDB_G0289901-like has protein sequence MARFPIEICLMLILVASSTIYEAQGTFLLRHYMRKFPKMSQDFEPFAYKGMLSFVDNLESMCPLKGEYKDFFSKLKAFISFINTAKGSSSEFQSQMKSQSEGLFKAISALGVKGGSSADTSKLIESLMSMGKTFAEFKRSGATTMTSEQRRELVISMSKWAQVIGQFVKTVGEKSGDGGNIDLSSILGIGGSGGDNGSPSSDTSFPSTDAGTPTNSGSYPDSTGDSGTSAGGPSGSTTDSGDGSMGDTGSGSTAGGPSGSTTDSLMGAGGGAAADGENGRTAAGGENGGAAAGDESGGAAADGESREAAAGVESGGAAAGGENGGAAADDESGGAAADGESGEAAAGVESGRAAAGGENGGAAADGESGEAAADGESGGAAADGESGEAAAGGSTQRTESGGANSMGGATQRTESGGSAAVGGESETESSMIGGGAYIDSTGGSPASSPSAGGPSGSTTKNSMEGVAGGSATVTSYQAANYQKTHSKSSGKSSFSHSLEEKNSGGTNADS, from the exons ATGGCTAGGTTTCCTATAGAGATATGTCTGATGTTGATACTAGTAGCATCAAGTACCATATACGAAGCGCAAGGGACGTTCTTATTAAGGCATTACATGAGGAAGTTTCCTAAAATGTCCCAAGATTTTGAGCCTTTCGCTTACAAGGGTATGCTTAGTTTTGTGGACAACCTTGAGAGTATGTGTCCATTAAAAGGAGAGTACAAGGACTTCTTCTCAAAGCTGAAGGCTTTCATATCCTTTATAAACACCGCAAAAGGGTCGTCTTCGGAGTTCCAGTCTCAAATGAAATCACAATCTGAGGGTCTCTTCAAGGCAATCTCTGCTTTAGGTGTCAAAGGAGGATCATCG GCGGATACGAGCAAATTGATCGAGAGTTTGATGTCAATGGGAAAAACTTTTGCTGAATTTAAGAGGAGCGGTGCAACAACGATGACCAGTGAGCAAAGAAGAGAGCTGGTCATATCTATGTCAAAATGGGCACAAGTGATTGGTCAATTTGTGAAAACCGTTGGCGAGAAGAGTGGTGATGGCGGAAATATTGATCTTTCATCTATTCTTGGCATTGGAGGCTCTGGTGGTGACAATGGAAGtccaagctctgataccagttTCCCCTCGACCGACGCTGGGACTCCTACCAACAGTGGAAGCTATCCTGACAGCACCGGTGACAGTGGAACCTCAGCTGGTGGACCGAGTGGAAGTACAACTGATTCAGGAGATGGAAGTATGGGTGATACGGGTAGTGGAAGCACTGCTGGTGGCCCAAGTGGAAGTACAACTGATAGTTTAATGGGTGCCGGAGGTGGAGCTGCTGCCGATGGCGAAAACGGTCGAACTGCTGCCGGTGGCGAAAACGGTGGAGCTGCTGCTGGTGACGAAAGCGGTGGAGCTGCTGCCGATGGCGAAAGCCGTGAAGCTGCTGCGGGTGTCGAAAGCGGTGGAGCTGCTGCGGGTGGCGAAAACGGTGGAGCTGCTGCCGATGACGAAAGCGGTGGAGCTGCTGCCGATGGCGAAAGCGGTGAAGCTGCTGCGGGTGTCGAAAGCGGTAGAGCTGCTGCGGGTGGCGAAAACGGTGGAGCTGCTGCCGATGGCGAAAGCGGTGAAGCTGCTGCCGATGGCGAAAGCGGTGGAGCTGCTGCCGATGGCGAAAGCGGTGAAGCTGCTGCTGGTGGATCAACTCAACGTACTGAAAGTGGTGGAGCAAATTCAATGGGTGGCGCAACTCAACGTACTGAAAGTGGTGGAAGCGCTGCTGTCGGTGGTGAGAGTGAAACTGAAAGTTCAATGATTGGTGGAGGTGCCTACATAGATTCTACAGGTGGAAGTCCTGCCAGTAGCCCCTCTGCTGGTGGCCCGAGTGGAAGTACAACTAAAAATTCGATGGAAGGTGTTGCGGGTGGCAGTGCAACTGTTACAAGTTATCAAGCTGCCAACTACCAAAAGACACACTCAAAATCGTCAGGCAAAAGCTCCTTTAGCCATTCTTTAGAGGAGAAAAACTCTGGAGGTACCAATGCTGACTCGTAG
- the LOC104780111 gene encoding proteoglycan 4-like isoform X1: MAKNLLAICLVFMVASSVVYEVQGTFLLKLYLRTRFPRRCMDFAPFAAKGMLMLLSNLQDGCPATREFKEFFSRFKSYISFIISASSSTKNIDTEIDGRCELLAKAMSALSGSTSSKTSSDLKMTMLSMGKTLVEQKRQGSTILSFQQKKELLKAFVDWIRLVFTFVKSVAEQKGKTIDESSYGLDVDVNSSIGSGSDSDDDSSDSEGSSPQAGTPTPTTPSTPSTPSTPTPTTPTPSTETGSSPQGETPSPTTPTPTTPTPNTETGSSPQGETPAPTTPTPTTPTPSTETGSSPQGETPTPTTPTPSTPSTPTPSTPTPTPATPTPTTPTPSTSDSPSGKTSEKGSESSSGGASTKEESNSQSGTPTGTPSGSTPTDSETSAQGSATSQKKESSSVGDSSQTNEESNTGSNSSEKKESKSQSSSTTTSVKEVESQTSSEVMSFISNLEKKYSHNAELKVFFDKLKTSMSASSKLSTSNAQEFVSGMKSAASKLSEAMMFVCSRFSQSQETKSNMETSQQQVLKTLKELQDINSQIVSGKKVTSTQKTELKQTITNWEQVTTQFVETAASSKSSSSSSSSSSHGSVKIAQTN, from the exons atggcGAAAAATTTACTAGCAATATGTCTGGTGTTTATGGTTGCATCAAGTGTGGTGTATGAAGTGCAAGGAACTTTCTTATTAAAGTTATACTTGAGGACGAGGTTTCCCAGACGTTGTATGGACTTTGCGCCTTTTGCTGCCAAGGGTATGTTGATGctcttgagcaaccttcaaGATGGATGTCCCGCAACTAGAGAGTTCAAGGAATTCTTTTCAAGGTTCAAGTCTTACATAAGCTTTATCATCTCGGCATCGTCCTCAACGAAAAACATTGATACGGAGATTGATGGGAGATGTGAATTACTTGCCAAGGCTATGTCTGCATTGAGTGGTAGTACAAGCAGTAAAACA TCGTCGGATTTAAAAATGACCATGCTGTCAATGGGAAAGACTTTGGTTGAGCAGAAGAGGCAAGGTTCAACGATACTGTCatttcaacaaaagaaagaattgCTTAAGGCTTTTGTAGATTGGATTCGACTTGTTTTTACATTCGTAAAGAGTGTCGCGGAGCAGAAAGGAAAGACGATTGATGAGTCATCTTACGGTCTTGATGTCGATGTTAATTCCAGCATTGGAAGTGGAAGcgatagtgatgatgattcatCCGATAGTGAGGGTTCCTCACCTCAAGCTGGAACTCCCACTCCAACCACTCCCAGCACTCCCAGCACTCCCAGCACTCCCACTCCCACAACTCCCACTCCCAGCACTGAAACTGGATCCTCACCTCAAGGTGAAACTCCCTCTCCAACCACTCCCACTCCCACAACTCCCACTCCCAACACCGAAACTGGATCCTCACCTCAAGGTGAAACTCCCGCTCCAACCACTCCCACTCCCACAACTCCCACTCCCAGCACCGAAACTGGATCCTCACCTCAAGGTGAAACTCCCACTCCCACAACTCCCACTCCCAGCACTCCCAGCACTCCCACTCCCAGCACTCCTACTCCCACTCCCGCTACTCCCACTCCCACCACTCCTACTCCTTCAACTTCAGACAGTCCGAGTGGAAAAACCTCTGAAAAAGGAAGCGAGAGTTCTAGCGGAGGTGCTTCAACAAAGGAAGAATCCAACAGTCAAAGTGGAACTCCCACTGGCACCCCTTCTG GTTCGACTCCTACTGATAGTGAAACCTCTGCTCAAGGAAGTGCTACTTCTCAAAAGAAAGAATCCAGCAGTGTGGGTGATTCTTCTCAAACCAATGAAGAATCCAACACCGGAAGTAATTCTTCTGAAAAGAAGGAATCCAAAAGCCAAAGCTCATCTACCACCACATCAGTTAAAGAGGTTGAGAGCCAAACATCCTCGGAAGTCATGtcttttatttcaaatcttGAGAAGAAGTATTCACACAATGCAGAACTCAAAGTCTTTTTCGACAAACTAAAGACTTCCATGTCTGCTTCCTCAAAGCTTTCTACCTCAAATGCACAAGAATTCGTCTCTGGGATGAAATCTGCTGCTTCCAAACTATCAGAGGCCATGATGTTCGTGTGTTCAAGGTTTAGCCAATCCCAAGAG ACCAAGTCCAACATGGAAACTTCCCAACAACAAGTGTTGAAGACTCTCAAGGAACTACAAGACATCAACAGCCAAATCGTAAGTGGAAAGAAAGTGACATCAACACAAAAGACAGAGCTTAAGCAGACGATCACCAATTGGGAACAAGTCACAACCCAATTCGTTGAGACCGCTGCTTCTTCAaagtcatcttcatcttcatcttcatcttcttctcatggCAGTGTAAAGATAGCCCAGACGAACTGA
- the LOC104780111 gene encoding flocculation protein FLO11-like isoform X2: MAKNLLAICLVFMVASSVVYEVQGTFLLKLYLRTRFPRRCMDFAPFAAKGMLMLLSNLQDGCPATREFKEFFSRFKSYISFIISASSSTKNIDTEIDGRCELLAKAMSALSGSTSSKTSSDLKMTMLSMGKTLVEQKRQGSTILSFQQKKELLKAFVDWIRLVFTFVKSVAEQKGKTIDESSYGLDVDVNSSIGSGSDSDDDSSDSEGSSPQAGTPTPTTPSTPSTPSTPTPTTPTPSTETGSSPQGETPSPTTPTPTTPTPNTETGSSPQGETPAPTTPTPTTPTPSTETGSSPQGETPTPTTPTPSTPSTPTPSTPTPTPATPTPTTPTPSTSDSPSGKTSEKGSESSSGGASTKEESNSQSGTPTGTPSGSTPTDSETSAQGSATSQKKESSSVESNSQSGTPTGTPSGSTPTDSETSAQGSATSQKKESSSVGDSSQTNEESNTGSNSSEKKESKSQSSSTTTSVKEVESQTSSEVMSFISNLEKKYSHNAELKVFFDKLKTSMSASSKLSTSNAQEFVSGMKSAASKLSEAMMFVCSRFSQSQETKSNMETSQQQVLKTLKELQDINSQIVSGKKVTSTQKTELKQTITNWEQVTTQFVETAASSKSSSSSSSSSSHGSVKIAQTN; the protein is encoded by the exons atggcGAAAAATTTACTAGCAATATGTCTGGTGTTTATGGTTGCATCAAGTGTGGTGTATGAAGTGCAAGGAACTTTCTTATTAAAGTTATACTTGAGGACGAGGTTTCCCAGACGTTGTATGGACTTTGCGCCTTTTGCTGCCAAGGGTATGTTGATGctcttgagcaaccttcaaGATGGATGTCCCGCAACTAGAGAGTTCAAGGAATTCTTTTCAAGGTTCAAGTCTTACATAAGCTTTATCATCTCGGCATCGTCCTCAACGAAAAACATTGATACGGAGATTGATGGGAGATGTGAATTACTTGCCAAGGCTATGTCTGCATTGAGTGGTAGTACAAGCAGTAAAACA TCGTCGGATTTAAAAATGACCATGCTGTCAATGGGAAAGACTTTGGTTGAGCAGAAGAGGCAAGGTTCAACGATACTGTCatttcaacaaaagaaagaattgCTTAAGGCTTTTGTAGATTGGATTCGACTTGTTTTTACATTCGTAAAGAGTGTCGCGGAGCAGAAAGGAAAGACGATTGATGAGTCATCTTACGGTCTTGATGTCGATGTTAATTCCAGCATTGGAAGTGGAAGcgatagtgatgatgattcatCCGATAGTGAGGGTTCCTCACCTCAAGCTGGAACTCCCACTCCAACCACTCCCAGCACTCCCAGCACTCCCAGCACTCCCACTCCCACAACTCCCACTCCCAGCACTGAAACTGGATCCTCACCTCAAGGTGAAACTCCCTCTCCAACCACTCCCACTCCCACAACTCCCACTCCCAACACCGAAACTGGATCCTCACCTCAAGGTGAAACTCCCGCTCCAACCACTCCCACTCCCACAACTCCCACTCCCAGCACCGAAACTGGATCCTCACCTCAAGGTGAAACTCCCACTCCCACAACTCCCACTCCCAGCACTCCCAGCACTCCCACTCCCAGCACTCCTACTCCCACTCCCGCTACTCCCACTCCCACCACTCCTACTCCTTCAACTTCAGACAGTCCGAGTGGAAAAACCTCTGAAAAAGGAAGCGAGAGTTCTAGCGGAGGTGCTTCAACAAAGGAAGAATCCAACAGTCAAAGTGGAACTCCCACTGGCACCCCTTCTGGTTCGACTCCTACTGATAGTGAAACCTCTGCTCAAGGAAGTGCTACTTCTCAAAAGAAAGAATCCAGCAGTGTGG AATCCAACAGTCAAAGTGGAACTCCCACTGGCACCCCTTCTGGTTCGACTCCTACTGATAGTGAAACCTCTGCTCAAGGAAGTGCTACTTCTCAAAAGAAAGAATCCAGCAGTGTGGGTGATTCTTCTCAAACCAATGAAGAATCCAACACCGGAAGTAATTCTTCTGAAAAGAAGGAATCCAAAAGCCAAAGCTCATCTACCACCACATCAGTTAAAGAGGTTGAGAGCCAAACATCCTCGGAAGTCATGtcttttatttcaaatcttGAGAAGAAGTATTCACACAATGCAGAACTCAAAGTCTTTTTCGACAAACTAAAGACTTCCATGTCTGCTTCCTCAAAGCTTTCTACCTCAAATGCACAAGAATTCGTCTCTGGGATGAAATCTGCTGCTTCCAAACTATCAGAGGCCATGATGTTCGTGTGTTCAAGGTTTAGCCAATCCCAAGAG ACCAAGTCCAACATGGAAACTTCCCAACAACAAGTGTTGAAGACTCTCAAGGAACTACAAGACATCAACAGCCAAATCGTAAGTGGAAAGAAAGTGACATCAACACAAAAGACAGAGCTTAAGCAGACGATCACCAATTGGGAACAAGTCACAACCCAATTCGTTGAGACCGCTGCTTCTTCAaagtcatcttcatcttcatcttcatcttcttctcatggCAGTGTAAAGATAGCCCAGACGAACTGA